From Passer domesticus isolate bPasDom1 chromosome 8, bPasDom1.hap1, whole genome shotgun sequence, a single genomic window includes:
- the LOC135305621 gene encoding olfactory receptor 14A16-like: protein MSNSSSISHFLLLALADTRQLQLLHFCLLLGISLAALLANGLIISAVACGHHLHTPMFFFLLNLALSDLGSICTTVPKAMHNSLWDTTTISYTGCAAQLFFFLFFISTEFYLLTTMCYDRYVSICKPLHYGTLLGSRACAHMAAAAWASAFLTALMHTANTFSLPLCHGNALGQFFCEIPQILKLSCSKSHIRELGLIAVSASLSICCFLFIAFSYVQIFRAVLRIHSEQGRHKAFSTCLPHLAVVSLFTSTAVFTYLKPLSISSPSLDLALSVLYSVVPPALNPLIYSLRNQELKAAVWRLITGYFQEH, encoded by the coding sequence atgtccaacagcagctccatcagccacttcctcctgctggcattggcagacacgcgacagctgcagctcctgcacttctgcctcttgctgggcatctccctggctgccctcctggccaacggcctcatcatcagcgccgtagcctgcggccaccacctgcacacgcccatgttcttcttcctgctcaacctggccctcagcgacctgggctccatctgcaccactgtccccaaagccatgcacaattccctctgggacaccaccaccatctcctacacaggatgtgctgctcagctctttttctttctgttcttcatctcaACAGAATTTTATCTCCTGACCaccatgtgctacgaccgctacgtgtccatctgcaaacccctgcactacgggaccctcctgggcagcagagcttgtgcccacatggcagcagctgcctgggccagtgcctttctcactgctctaatgcacacagccaatacattttccctgcccctgtgccatggcaatgccctgggccagttcttctgtgaaattccccagatcctcaagctctcctgctccaaatcccacATCAGAGAACTTGGGCTCATTGCTGTTAGTGCCTCTTTATCAATATGTTGTTTTTTGTTCATTgctttctcctatgtgcagatcttcagggctgtgctcaggatccactctgagcagggacggcacaaagccttttccacctgcctcccccACCTagctgtggtctctctgttcaccagcactgcagtgttTACCTACCTGAAACccctctccatctcctccccatccctcgATCTTGCCCTatcagttctgtactcagtggtgccgccagccctgaatcccctcatctacagcctgaggaaccaggagctcaaggctgcagtgtggagactgatcaCTGGATACTTTCAGGAACATTAA